AGAtgcataaattaatattattcttgTTGCGTTCATTAGAattctttgtttttcatttcttattatgaaaaatgaagatggctagaatattaatatatatatatatataagaacgAGAgcagattttttaaaattgtaaaaaagttgatttttttaattgtaaaaatGGGAATGTGTTGGTGTTTCTAACggtaatttattgtatttactaatattttattttgtaggttTGATATGAACAATGAAGAATTTTTGTAAGCTTAAACGTTACGTTTTCCTGACATTTTTAGGTTAACACAAATAATACTGTTTGGATAAGTTTAATCTTTTTGGAAATAGGTGTTTGGCTAAGCTAAACTTTTGAGAATTCACaaaagctaaaaataaaaaataaaaaaaattgttaaataacTCAGTTTCCTTTTAAGTCTGCTTAGAAAAGAACgagtcattttttttttaataatatttttaactttaacttttcacgtgacaCGTTTAAAGTCATAAGAtacattttaacataattttaatttagaaccacaagttttcttttcttaaactctctTTTAAGTCAaactatatcattttttttaaaaacggAAAAAGTACCTGTTCTTTCGACTGTTTGGctttatgataaatatttatcCCAAAAActcatagtatttttttttatatacgtAATATAATCTAATAAAACCTAATTTTCTCATGATTGGATAGGCTTAAAGTATCATGAGCAACGCCATTGCTGAGGTAAAGAACAGAATTGCTATTAATAGAAGTGTATCACATGCACCTTTAGTCGTTTTCTCTCcctctctctatattttttttacagaCATGTTTCTATTGCTGATACATTTGAACTTATTAACTTGACTAAGAATAACGGCAGAAAAAACGTAAACTTAGAagtattcaaatttaatttttcatcgaAGCGATTTGCAGCGAAAAATCGATTTGAAACGAAATTTTAATAGTGACTATGTGAAAACACGAGTCCATGTCATGTCAAGGAAATGTTGTTTCCTTGTTCTTTCCTATGCTTACCTAAGCAAATGTCATGCTCATAGGCCCATGCAATAATAACAACCaaaatgtacacacacattATTCCTATTCCTAGCTCGAGAAGGTAGAAATCgtttcaaaataaacaataaaaaggagaaaatatcATAAACAACTTACACATTAAATTTTTGCTTATTATGCACACATTAAATTTTTGcttattcattttgtttgtttgtttattgAGGTTTAAGTACATTTACAGTacgaatttatttttttatttttttggtttggtGCTTGCAGGATATAGACAGagacaatttattaaaaaaaaaaagaaagacatTTTTGAAACTTCCTATTTTAGACGTTACAACTAGCAAATAACATACATTTTTTTATCAACAAAAttttgcaaaaagaaaaaaaagaaaaaaatggggttTATGACATTATTAGAAGTGGCATCAATGCCAATATTGCAAGTGCTAATAGTAAGTGGTTTAGGAGCTGTAATGGCCACTGATTATCTTAAGCTACTTCCTGCTGATGCCCGCAAATACCTTAACAGAGTAAGTAATCTTCCTAATTTagccatttttattttatttctcgACTCGAGTTTAACTTTTATACATTCACATATCTCTCCAGATAGTTTTTGTGATATTTACACCGGCCTTGATGTTTGCGAGTTTGGCAGAGTCTGTCACCTTTCAAGATATCATCACATGGTACATTTATCGCTCAATCAAACAGtattacataaattgagacgTAAACAGTATTTGATTATTGTCTATACAGGTGGTTTATGCCAGTTAATGTTGGATTAACATTTCTATTTGGAGGGATTCTTGGATGGATAGCTATGAAAATATTGAAACCAAAGCCACATCTTGAGGGACTCATTATTGCTACATGCTCATCAGGTAACAGTTTAATGGGGCGGAGCTAGAGTTTTTAGTTacatattcacaaaaaaaaacacaatactGTTTAATACAGTAACTCAAAATTCTGGATCTGTCTCTGCTCTAAACATAATTTTTTGCCAAATAGGAAACTTGGGAAATCTTCTTTTGATTGTCATTCCTGCAATTTGCAAAGAAGATGGAAGTCCATTTGGTGATCATAAAACTTGTGCTTCTGTTGGCCTTTCGTATGCATCTTTCTCAATGGCAGtaagtttttaattaaaacatcacATTCTCCCCCTGAAGTTATGTTCATAAACTTCCAATTATCAACACAAAATTTTCGCGATTTTGTAGCTTGGAGGTTTCTACATTTGGACATTCACTTATCAGCTAATAAGAAATTCATCCTTGAAATTCAAATCACTAAAACCAGCAGAGGAAAACGAAGCGTTTAAGGGACCAAATGTGGACTCAGAGACAAATGAAAAGTCTTGCCTTCTTGACAACAATTCTCAAGATCAACTTCCTATTAGTACCACAAAAACAACTGAAAATCAAACAGTAGAAGTATCATCATGGCGAAAAATAGTAGGTGTGGTACACACTTTCTTAGAAGAAATAACAGCACCTCCAACTCTTGGAGCTGTAAGTATTACTTATTTCTGGTTTCACTTGTAGTTTTTTGAATGGATGTAATTACATGTTATTCTTAAGTAATTccgattttttttttctgtttttgaatGATATTTCAGATTGTAGGATTCCTGTTTGGTTCAGTTACATGGCTGAAAAACCTGGTGATTGGGGATGCTGCTCCTCTTAGAGTTATTCAAGACTCTGTTAAGTTACTTGGGTATGTGTTACTCGTTAAATACAGTAGAGCCGTTAATATAAGTTAGGTCTTGCTTAATCAGGAATTTAATAGGACTGAACTAAGATTTTTGAAgtctatttaagaaaaaagttttttagCTCGACCTGAATAAGTTTGCTGATTtgtggggcttgagaaatattgaTAGGGCAAACTcgtgggccaataaaaatttattgaaaatataatataatattaaaatttaaaaataaagagagtcctaactcaaaacaattagatTAATAaatctatttagatatttatagttttacttgaaaaaaacttaataaatataattttatttgtgaatttgattaacaagtagtaacattaatatcatataatattgttctgttgatatttatgataattcatttaaattataatttaatataataattataaaaaatatatagaatttttaaaaaaatgggctggcccggcaagcctgtagTCCACGTACTTGTGGGGTTGGTCCGATCGTTTTTTGGCCCACACAAAAAATGAGCTAACTCGCCCTGACtcgtaaaatatcaaaatttgtaTGGATTAACCTGGATGGAGTAAGCTAGCTCATTTTGACAGCTCTAGGCGATCAACTAAAAGGTTTACATGTTGTTTTCTTACATATCAGGGATGGAACCATTCCATGCATCACTCTTATACTTGGAGGCAACCTCACACAAGGTAAGTACCGCAAATCTAAAACGATTTCCATAACAATGTTATATGTACACGTATATATACTCATTCTGAACTCACTGACTCCGACAGGATTGAGGAAGGCAGAAGTAAAACCATCAACTATAATAGCAGTTGTTTGCGTACGATTCATCTTAAGTCCATTGATAGGGATTGTAATTGTTAAAACAGCAGCCAACTTAGGGTTCCTTCCAGCAGATCCTCTGTATCATTTCGTGCTAATGCTTCAGTACACAGTCCCACCAGCTATGAATATCAGTAAGTTATATaacaatttcatatatatatatatgtgtatcaACTTGAGATGCTGATGTTTATGAACATGGATGATGAAATGAAATGCAGGTACAATGACACAATTAGTTGATGTAGCACAAGAAGAGTGTTCTGTTCTAATCATGTGGACTTATTTGGTAGCAGCATTAGCACTCACCATTTGGTCCACTATATTCATGTGGATCTTATcatgataaatataattaataataatgtacTCTATACAACAAATCTTAGATACTGAAaccactatttttttaaaaaaattttaaagccAAAATTCTTTTATGATTGTGCTTGTAAACTGTTCtacatttatttatgaaaatatggaATCATCATTTCTCATTTGGGGTATATAGAACtgaattgaaaatcaaattaaattacaaatcgagtcaaaacaaaaaaaaagaaaaattaaaatctgaATAATGGTTTGGTATTGGAAAAGAAATTCAGACTTAATTTGGATTGATTTGATTGTAACTAAAAGCAAATCAAATTCGAGACTAAAtcaacccgacattatatatatatatatatatatatatatatatatatatataatNNNNNNNNNNNNNNNNNNNNNNNNNNNNNNNNNNNNNNNNNNNNNNNNNNNNNNNNNNNNNNNNNNNNNNNNNNNNNNNNNNNNNNNNNNNNNNNNNNNNNNNNNNNNNNNNNNNNNNNNNNNNNNNNNNNNNNNNNNNNNNNNNNNNNNNNNNNNNNNNNNNNNNNNNNNNNNNNNNNNNNNNNNNNNNNNNN
This window of the Solanum pennellii chromosome 2, SPENNV200 genome carries:
- the LOC107010281 gene encoding protein PIN-LIKES 5-like isoform X2 — its product is MSNAIAEIVFVIFTPALMFASLAESVTFQDIITWWFMPVNVGLTFLFGGILGWIAMKILKPKPHLEGLIIATCSSGNLGNLLLIVIPAICKEDGSPFGDHKTCASVGLSYASFSMALGGFYIWTFTYQLIRNSSLKFKSLKPAEENEAFKGPNVDSETNEKSCLLDNNSQDQLPISTTKTTENQTVEVSSWRKIVGVVHTFLEEITAPPTLGAIVGFLFGSVTWLKNLVIGDAAPLRVIQDSVKLLGDGTIPCITLILGGNLTQGLRKAEVKPSTIIAVVCVRFILSPLIGIVIVKTAANLGFLPADPLYHFVLMLQYTVPPAMNISTMTQLVDVAQEECSVLIMWTYLVAALALTIWSTIFMWILS
- the LOC107010281 gene encoding protein PIN-LIKES 7-like isoform X1; translation: MGFMTLLEVASMPILQVLIVSGLGAVMATDYLKLLPADARKYLNRIVFVIFTPALMFASLAESVTFQDIITWWFMPVNVGLTFLFGGILGWIAMKILKPKPHLEGLIIATCSSGNLGNLLLIVIPAICKEDGSPFGDHKTCASVGLSYASFSMALGGFYIWTFTYQLIRNSSLKFKSLKPAEENEAFKGPNVDSETNEKSCLLDNNSQDQLPISTTKTTENQTVEVSSWRKIVGVVHTFLEEITAPPTLGAIVGFLFGSVTWLKNLVIGDAAPLRVIQDSVKLLGDGTIPCITLILGGNLTQGLRKAEVKPSTIIAVVCVRFILSPLIGIVIVKTAANLGFLPADPLYHFVLMLQYTVPPAMNISTMTQLVDVAQEECSVLIMWTYLVAALALTIWSTIFMWILS